One uncultured Alphaproteobacteria bacterium genomic region harbors:
- a CDS encoding hypothetical protein (Evidence 5 : No homology to any previously reported sequences) — protein MNILVVGAGQIGSRHVQGLAAIPRVRCVTVVDPSPESRQRTAERWRDVPGHEDKKLVLLEALPASGDFSAAILSTNATARLDLLRQAATLGIRRFLAEKLLFQSEAQWDLALDLAAAQGLEVFPNYVYRYARPWAEVRETLRGRTFSMEVSAGDIGLTTNLPHWLDLFEFLSGSPLHRLDVEKIAAIYPSKRGQGLIECSGALSGTEASGSRVHIDFSAGTAAPSCTIRTGSDWIRIDEGNAAIEGTLATPDMRMETPMVSRITSQAIPDILDGQTLLPPLAATAEMNRLLLHSLGPALGFAGGAEQAIPIT, from the coding sequence ATGAACATCCTCGTCGTCGGAGCCGGTCAAATCGGCAGCCGTCACGTCCAGGGTTTGGCCGCCATTCCCCGGGTCCGCTGCGTCACCGTGGTGGACCCTTCGCCGGAATCGCGCCAACGCACGGCAGAGCGCTGGCGCGACGTGCCCGGGCATGAGGACAAGAAACTGGTTCTCCTGGAAGCCCTGCCCGCATCTGGAGACTTCTCCGCGGCTATTCTTTCGACCAATGCCACGGCTCGTCTCGACCTTTTGCGGCAAGCCGCCACTCTCGGCATCCGCCGTTTCCTGGCCGAAAAACTGCTGTTTCAATCGGAGGCGCAGTGGGACTTGGCCCTTGATCTTGCCGCGGCTCAAGGTCTTGAAGTCTTCCCAAACTATGTTTACCGCTATGCCCGGCCTTGGGCGGAGGTGCGCGAGACTCTGCGGGGGCGAACATTCTCGATGGAGGTGTCGGCCGGAGACATCGGGTTGACCACCAACCTTCCACATTGGCTGGATCTCTTCGAATTTCTCTCCGGATCGCCGCTACACCGTCTGGATGTGGAAAAAATCGCCGCCATCTACCCAAGCAAACGAGGGCAAGGCCTGATCGAATGCTCGGGCGCCCTTTCCGGAACCGAAGCCTCCGGCTCCCGCGTCCACATCGATTTCTCCGCCGGAACCGCCGCCCCATCCTGTACGATCCGGACGGGGTCCGACTGGATTCGCATAGACGAAGGCAACGCTGCGATCGAGGGGACCCTGGCCACGCCGGATATGCGCATGGAAACGCCCATGGTCAGCCGCATCACCTCCCAGGCCATTCCCGACATTCTCGATGGCCAGACCCTTCTGCCGCCTCTGGCCGCAACGGCGGAAATGAACCGCCTGTTGCTGCACTCCCTGGGTCCGGCTCTGGGTTTCGCAGGGGGAGCGGAGCAGGCCATTCCGATCACTTGA
- a CDS encoding Nucleoside-diphosphate-sugar pyrophosphorylase has product MLVPPEATIRQALAAINAARSQLALVVDAERRLLGTLSDGDIRRALLGDATLDDAVAPWMNSRPKVAHDGNRPEDILAMMRVHGMHRLPILDASSRVVGLSSVDDFLQSPERQSPVVIMAGGLGSRLNELTRDRPKPMLPVGGRPILETIIDRFVAQGFRDIWLAVNYRAEVIVNHFGDGVAFGARIRYLREEKRLGTAGALSLLPRDLAHPVVVSNADLLTSLDCGALVDAHCAARAEATMAVREQEHAIPFGVVTESEGRVLRIEEKPSQQILVNAGVYVLEPSAIRLVPDDTYYDMPQLLDELIRRERTVFCHRIDGYWLDIGRRADYERAQNEFGTQ; this is encoded by the coding sequence ATGCTGGTGCCGCCCGAGGCGACGATCCGCCAAGCCCTGGCGGCGATCAACGCCGCGCGCTCGCAACTTGCCCTGGTGGTGGATGCGGAACGGCGGCTTCTCGGCACCCTGTCCGACGGCGACATTCGCCGCGCTCTGCTCGGCGACGCCACCTTGGACGACGCCGTGGCCCCCTGGATGAACAGCCGACCCAAAGTGGCGCACGACGGCAACCGCCCGGAAGACATTCTGGCGATGATGCGGGTGCATGGCATGCACCGCCTGCCGATCCTCGATGCGTCGTCCCGTGTCGTCGGATTAAGTTCGGTCGACGACTTCCTGCAAAGCCCGGAGCGCCAAAGCCCGGTGGTCATCATGGCCGGAGGCCTGGGCTCCCGCCTCAACGAGCTCACCCGCGACCGGCCGAAGCCGATGCTGCCGGTCGGCGGGCGCCCGATCCTGGAAACCATCATCGACCGTTTCGTCGCCCAGGGGTTCCGCGACATCTGGCTGGCGGTGAACTACCGCGCCGAGGTCATCGTCAACCACTTCGGCGATGGTGTAGCGTTCGGCGCACGCATCCGCTACTTGCGGGAAGAAAAACGCCTCGGCACCGCCGGGGCGCTCAGCCTGCTGCCACGCGATCTGGCGCATCCGGTAGTGGTGAGCAACGCCGATCTGCTCACCAGCCTCGACTGTGGTGCGTTGGTCGACGCCCATTGTGCCGCACGGGCGGAAGCGACCATGGCGGTGCGCGAGCAGGAGCACGCCATCCCATTCGGCGTGGTCACCGAATCCGAGGGCCGCGTCCTGCGCATCGAGGAAAAGCCGAGCCAGCAAATTCTGGTCAACGCGGGCGTCTACGTTCTCGAGCCTTCGGCCATACGTCTGGTGCCGGACGACACCTATTACGACATGCCCCAACTTCTGGATGAACTGATCCGCCGCGAGCGCACGGTCTTCTGCCACCGCATAGACGGCTACTGGCTGGATATCGGCCGCCGTGCCGACTACGAACGCGCGCAGAACGAGTTCGGAACGCAATGA
- a CDS encoding DegT/DnrJ/EryC1/StrS aminotransferase family protein, translated as MSTPLCDDFLAGLNAVLNGATKPVALHEPEFAGCEWELVKDCLDTGWVSSVGKYVDEFENRLAAYTGAHHAVSVVNGTAALHAALLCAGVGRDDEVLLPSLTFIATANAVSYCGAIPHFVDSVADNLGLDPQALEARLADVAEPLSGGGYRNRQTGRRLAAVVPMHVFGHPVDMAALLEVCGRYGLPVVEDAAESLGSRIGGRHTGTFGLVGTLSFNGNKTITTGGGGAILTDDAEMGKRLKHLTTTARVKHQWEFIHDQIGFNYRMPNLNAALGCAQMERLPEMLARKRRLAAAYLAAFDGKSGFRAVREPAGCEGNYWLNAVVLTEPDRTVRDACLQAAADAGYQCRPLWRLMHRLPMYEACPRGALPVAERLEASLINIPSSAKLGGGA; from the coding sequence ATGTCCACGCCCCTCTGCGACGACTTTCTCGCCGGTCTGAACGCCGTGCTCAACGGCGCTACAAAGCCGGTAGCCCTGCACGAACCGGAATTCGCCGGATGCGAATGGGAACTGGTCAAGGACTGTCTGGACACCGGCTGGGTCTCCTCGGTCGGCAAGTACGTCGACGAATTCGAGAACCGTCTCGCGGCCTATACCGGCGCACACCATGCGGTCTCGGTGGTCAACGGCACCGCCGCCCTGCACGCCGCTCTGCTGTGCGCCGGGGTCGGCCGCGACGACGAGGTGCTACTGCCCAGCCTCACCTTCATCGCCACCGCCAATGCGGTATCCTACTGCGGCGCGATCCCTCACTTCGTCGACAGCGTGGCGGACAACCTCGGTCTCGATCCGCAGGCCTTGGAGGCACGCCTCGCGGACGTCGCCGAGCCCCTGTCCGGCGGCGGCTACCGCAACCGGCAGACCGGACGCCGCCTCGCGGCGGTGGTGCCGATGCACGTGTTCGGCCACCCGGTGGACATGGCCGCCCTGCTGGAAGTCTGCGGACGTTACGGCCTCCCGGTGGTGGAGGACGCGGCGGAGTCCCTCGGCTCCCGCATCGGCGGCAGGCACACCGGCACCTTCGGCCTGGTCGGCACCCTGAGCTTCAACGGCAACAAGACGATCACCACCGGCGGCGGTGGCGCCATCCTCACCGACGACGCCGAGATGGGCAAACGGCTGAAACACCTGACCACCACCGCGCGGGTGAAGCACCAGTGGGAATTCATCCACGACCAGATCGGCTTCAACTACCGCATGCCCAACCTCAACGCCGCGCTCGGCTGCGCGCAGATGGAGCGCCTGCCCGAGATGCTGGCGCGCAAGCGCCGCCTCGCCGCCGCGTATCTCGCCGCTTTCGACGGCAAATCGGGCTTCCGCGCGGTGCGCGAGCCCGCGGGCTGCGAGGGGAACTATTGGCTGAACGCGGTGGTGCTGACCGAACCCGACCGCACGGTGCGCGACGCCTGCCTGCAGGCCGCCGCCGACGCCGGATACCAGTGCCGCCCGCTATGGCGCCTGATGCACCGCCTGCCGATGTACGAGGCCTGCCCGCGCGGCGCCCTGCCGGTGGCGGAACGTCTGGAGGCGAGTCTGATCAACATCCCGAGCAGCGCCAAACTGGGCGGAGGGGCATGA
- a CDS encoding putative Oxidoreductase domain protein (Evidence 3 : Function proposed based on presence of conserved amino acid motif, structural feature or limited homology): MLLIIGAGEIGREYAKTLRHLGIGDVDILSRRADPAEALRREFSFHQAFGGDFTRLPEIIDRYDGIIVAAPIDTLSRYLTTLAELTRAPVLVEKPAALTAAELAAHIDRHPHQNVMVALNRLFYPSVLRLRQSLSDDPVLSADFSFTEWLHRVDLTRYTSPVLARWGIANSIHVLSTVFDIIGHPATLHAEVSGLERVAWHPSGTVFAGSGHSEAGVLFSYASNWVSAGRWSAAFRTEKGSYHLEPFEGLSFCPKGRIDREEIEPVWNGELKCGFEGMVRRWLSGEKVDERFGLPQMLRHLTTAERIIYPDES; encoded by the coding sequence ATGCTGTTGATCATCGGAGCGGGCGAGATCGGTCGCGAATATGCCAAGACCTTGCGTCACCTCGGCATCGGCGACGTGGACATTCTGTCCCGTCGCGCCGATCCGGCCGAGGCATTACGCCGTGAATTTAGCTTTCACCAAGCTTTTGGGGGTGACTTCACACGCTTGCCGGAGATCATCGACCGCTACGACGGCATCATCGTCGCCGCGCCGATCGATACGCTTTCCCGGTATTTGACGACCCTTGCCGAACTCACCCGCGCGCCCGTTCTGGTCGAAAAGCCCGCGGCCTTGACGGCGGCGGAATTGGCGGCCCACATCGACCGCCACCCGCATCAAAACGTCATGGTCGCCTTGAACCGATTGTTCTACCCCTCGGTCCTCAGGCTCCGCCAGAGCCTGTCCGACGATCCCGTGCTTTCGGCTGATTTCTCTTTCACCGAGTGGCTGCACCGTGTCGACCTGACCCGCTATACCTCTCCCGTACTGGCACGTTGGGGAATCGCCAACAGCATCCATGTGCTTTCCACGGTATTCGACATCATCGGCCATCCCGCTACCCTGCATGCGGAAGTTTCAGGACTGGAAAGGGTTGCCTGGCATCCTTCCGGTACCGTGTTCGCGGGAAGCGGTCATAGCGAGGCTGGCGTCCTTTTCTCTTATGCCTCCAATTGGGTCAGCGCAGGCCGGTGGAGCGCCGCTTTCCGCACCGAGAAGGGCTCCTACCACCTGGAGCCCTTCGAAGGCCTGAGCTTTTGCCCCAAGGGACGAATCGACCGGGAGGAAATCGAGCCGGTCTGGAACGGCGAACTGAAGTGCGGGTTCGAGGGCATGGTCCGCCGCTGGTTGAGCGGAGAAAAGGTCGACGAACGGTTTGGTCTGCCGCAGATGCTCCGGCACCTGACCACGGCGGAGCGCATCATCTATCCGGACGAATCCTGA
- a CDS encoding hypothetical protein (Evidence 5 : No homology to any previously reported sequences) produces the protein MTFKQRLRGSFIGTLIRKAIRLYWLTIGFPRFFRTWSIDRLNRHTYRRLSEEELRAARRSDTVFICGTGASLLNITPEEWARIGEHDVFSFRDFPRQTFVRADFHMSGEIDVLDDYAAAINDNPRYADAKFLVQEGWEAWMCNLLIGKRKLRTDAPVFRYRRTARGKMALPNERFADGVVHGGGSVVSAANIALMLGWTRIVFVGIDLYDHRYFYMPPDQTRALEKKGVTHASAFSSGDLIVEQLGTWAVWGHPQGIEFLCYNPRSLLTRRLPIFDWDTPPHSHPHQPEGASV, from the coding sequence ATGACTTTCAAACAACGCCTCCGCGGCAGCTTTATCGGCACCCTGATCCGCAAGGCAATCCGCCTGTACTGGCTGACCATCGGCTTTCCCCGCTTCTTCCGCACCTGGAGCATCGACCGGCTGAACCGCCACACCTACCGCCGCCTGAGCGAAGAGGAACTGCGCGCGGCGCGGCGTTCCGACACCGTCTTCATCTGCGGCACAGGAGCCTCACTCCTCAACATCACACCCGAGGAATGGGCGCGCATCGGCGAACACGACGTGTTCAGCTTCCGCGACTTTCCGCGCCAGACCTTCGTGCGGGCAGACTTTCACATGTCCGGTGAGATCGACGTGCTGGACGACTACGCTGCGGCGATCAACGACAACCCCCGCTATGCCGACGCCAAATTCCTGGTCCAGGAAGGCTGGGAAGCCTGGATGTGCAACCTCTTGATCGGCAAGCGTAAACTGCGCACCGATGCCCCAGTGTTCCGCTATCGCCGCACCGCACGCGGCAAGATGGCCCTGCCCAACGAACGCTTCGCCGACGGTGTGGTGCACGGCGGCGGCTCAGTGGTCAGCGCCGCCAATATCGCCCTGATGCTGGGGTGGACGCGCATTGTCTTCGTCGGCATCGACCTCTACGACCACCGCTATTTCTACATGCCGCCGGATCAGACCCGCGCTTTGGAAAAGAAGGGCGTTACCCACGCCAGCGCCTTCTCCAGCGGAGATCTCATCGTCGAACAACTGGGGACTTGGGCTGTCTGGGGGCACCCTCAGGGGATAGAATTCCTCTGCTATAATCCACGCTCTCTGCTGACTCGCCGGCTGCCCATATTCGATTGGGACACACCGCCACACTCACACCCCCATCAACCCGAGGGAGCCTCCGTATGA
- a CDS encoding UDP-N-acetyl-D-glucosamine 2-epimerase, UDP-hydrolysing has protein sequence MTRTVCVVTGSRAEYGLLSPLLKEIAADPRLTLQLAVTGMHLSPEFGLTVKQIEADGFTPDARVDMLLASDTTVGVAKSLGLGVIGFADALDRLRPDLLVILGDRFEILAAAQAAMILRIPIAHIHGGELTEGVVDEAIRHSLTKMSHLHFVAAEPYRQRVIQLGEAPERVWTVGAPGLDSIRLIPRMSRAELSASLGLDLTEPYFLVTYHPVTLNAANGGIAPLLAALAEFPEHRLLVTGVNADPGNAPIRAAFEALAATHPDRVRTAVSLGQHRYLSALAHADAVIGNSSSGLLEAPSFRTPTVNVGDRQLGRLRAASVIDAAEDAAAVAAAIRRAISADFRAGLADMQSPFGDGHASERMLEIIANHPLEGILVKRFRDIGS, from the coding sequence ATGACGCGTACCGTCTGCGTGGTCACCGGGTCGCGCGCCGAATACGGCCTGCTGTCCCCGCTGCTCAAGGAAATCGCCGCCGATCCCCGCCTGACCCTGCAACTGGCGGTGACCGGCATGCACCTGTCGCCGGAGTTCGGCCTGACGGTCAAGCAGATCGAGGCCGACGGCTTCACCCCCGACGCACGGGTGGACATGCTGTTGGCTTCCGACACGACGGTAGGGGTAGCGAAATCCCTTGGCCTTGGCGTGATCGGCTTCGCCGACGCGCTGGACCGCCTGCGGCCCGACCTGCTGGTGATCCTGGGCGACCGCTTCGAAATCCTGGCGGCAGCGCAGGCAGCGATGATCCTGCGCATCCCGATCGCCCACATCCACGGCGGCGAACTCACCGAGGGCGTGGTGGACGAGGCGATCCGCCATTCCCTGACCAAGATGTCGCACCTGCACTTCGTCGCCGCCGAGCCCTACCGGCAGCGGGTGATCCAACTGGGCGAGGCGCCGGAACGGGTATGGACGGTGGGCGCGCCGGGGCTGGATTCGATCCGCCTGATCCCCCGCATGTCGCGCGCCGAACTGTCGGCGTCCCTCGGCCTCGACCTCACCGAACCCTATTTCCTGGTCACCTATCACCCGGTCACCCTGAATGCGGCGAACGGCGGCATCGCCCCCCTGCTGGCAGCACTGGCAGAATTCCCCGAACACCGCCTCCTCGTCACCGGGGTCAACGCGGATCCCGGCAACGCCCCCATCCGCGCCGCCTTCGAGGCCCTTGCTGCGACGCATCCGGACCGCGTGCGCACCGCCGTCTCCCTGGGCCAACACCGCTACCTCAGCGCCCTTGCCCATGCCGACGCGGTGATCGGCAATTCCTCTAGCGGATTGCTGGAGGCCCCCTCGTTCCGCACCCCGACGGTAAACGTCGGCGACCGCCAGCTCGGTCGCCTGCGTGCCGCCTCGGTGATCGACGCCGCCGAGGACGCCGCCGCCGTCGCCGCCGCGATCCGCCGCGCCATTTCGGCGGACTTCCGCGCCGGACTGGCGGACATGCAAAGCCCCTTTGGCGACGGCCATGCCTCGGAACGGATGCTCGAGATCATCGCCAACCATCCGTTGGAGGGCATCTTGGTGAAACGCTTTCGGGACATCGGATCATGA
- a CDS encoding Sugar O-acyltransferase, sialic acid O-acetyltransferase NeuD family gives MSTPLIVIGAGGHGRVVADLARAAGFEVTGFLDPSPALRGAMVDGLPVLGDDAYLASAAPGSVLLANGVGGAGKPEIRRAVFLRFAETGHVFPALVHPRAHVSGNVALAQGCQVMAGATLQTGVQMGANALVNTGAVVDHDCRIGAHAQIAPGAVLCGGVTVDDGAHVGAAACVIQCLRVGAEAMVAAGTVVIRDVPPQARVAGVPARTMG, from the coding sequence ATGAGTACGCCGCTGATCGTCATCGGAGCCGGAGGTCACGGCCGCGTCGTCGCCGATCTGGCACGTGCCGCGGGATTCGAGGTCACCGGGTTCCTAGACCCCAGCCCCGCGCTGCGCGGCGCGATGGTGGACGGCCTGCCGGTGCTGGGGGACGACGCCTATCTGGCGTCCGCCGCGCCCGGCTCGGTGCTGCTGGCCAACGGCGTCGGCGGCGCGGGCAAACCGGAAATCCGCCGCGCCGTGTTCCTGCGCTTCGCCGAAACCGGGCACGTCTTCCCGGCCCTCGTCCACCCGCGCGCCCATGTGTCGGGCAACGTCGCCCTTGCGCAGGGCTGCCAAGTAATGGCAGGGGCCACTCTGCAAACCGGCGTACAGATGGGCGCCAACGCGCTGGTCAACACCGGCGCCGTGGTCGACCACGATTGCCGCATCGGCGCGCACGCCCAGATCGCCCCCGGCGCGGTGCTGTGCGGCGGAGTAACGGTAGACGACGGTGCGCATGTGGGCGCCGCCGCCTGCGTGATACAATGCCTGCGCGTCGGTGCGGAAGCGATGGTGGCGGCGGGCACCGTGGTGATCCGCGACGTGCCGCCGCAAGCGCGGGTCGCCGGGGTTCCGGCGCGAACGATGGGATGA
- a CDS encoding putative dehydrogenase (Evidence 3 : Function proposed based on presence of conserved amino acid motif, structural feature or limited homology) — translation MTHAPASPILVVGSGSIARRHIANLRILRPENRILVLRRQDSDSPPLPEGVEAVADVETALAERPLATILANPAPFRVALARRLAEADCHLFLEKPLSTTPDGIADLLQTAAERKLAVLVGYNLRFLPSVRAFADAVKQGMAGGPLRIEASVGQYLPDWRPDADYRHGVSARAELGGGALLELSHELDLALFLGGPAHRVSARLANVGGLGIDVEDTADLLLDFATGAQGTVHMDFLQRAPHRAVRVIGSEATLEWDYFADRVTLRRTDAETENLFQGELADRNRMYLDEMRHFFACVTQDATPQISGEEGFRVVRVIHAARNSARHNSAFVELT, via the coding sequence ATGACACACGCTCCCGCATCCCCAATCCTGGTGGTCGGGTCGGGCAGCATCGCCCGGCGCCACATCGCCAACCTGCGGATACTCCGCCCGGAAAACCGCATTCTGGTGCTGCGCCGCCAGGACAGCGACTCACCGCCGCTGCCGGAGGGCGTGGAAGCCGTGGCCGACGTGGAAACTGCCCTAGCGGAACGCCCTCTGGCCACCATTCTGGCCAACCCCGCACCGTTCCGCGTCGCCCTGGCACGGCGTCTGGCCGAAGCAGACTGCCACCTGTTTCTCGAAAAGCCGCTTTCCACCACGCCCGACGGCATCGCCGACCTGTTGCAAACCGCCGCGGAGCGAAAGCTCGCTGTCCTGGTCGGCTACAATTTGCGTTTCCTGCCTTCTGTCCGCGCCTTTGCCGATGCGGTGAAACAGGGCATGGCCGGAGGCCCCTTGCGCATAGAGGCCTCGGTCGGCCAGTACCTGCCGGACTGGCGGCCGGACGCCGACTACCGACACGGCGTGTCGGCGCGCGCCGAACTCGGCGGCGGAGCGCTCCTCGAACTCAGTCACGAGCTTGATCTGGCGCTCTTCCTCGGCGGCCCGGCGCACCGGGTGTCGGCCCGCCTCGCCAACGTCGGCGGCCTGGGCATTGACGTCGAGGACACCGCCGATCTGCTTCTCGACTTCGCGACCGGCGCTCAGGGGACCGTCCACATGGACTTCCTGCAACGCGCGCCGCACCGCGCCGTCCGCGTGATCGGCAGCGAGGCGACCCTGGAGTGGGACTACTTCGCCGATCGCGTAACGCTCCGTCGCACCGACGCGGAAACAGAAAACCTGTTCCAGGGAGAACTGGCCGATCGCAACCGGATGTATCTCGACGAGATGCGCCATTTCTTCGCGTGCGTCACACAGGACGCCACCCCCCAGATCAGCGGCGAGGAAGGCTTCCGGGTGGTGCGCGTGATCCACGCCGCCCGGAATTCGGCCCGCCACAACAGTGCGTTCGTGGAATTGACGTAA
- a CDS encoding NAD dependent epimerase/dehydratase, LLPSF_EDH_00030 family: MTRVLVTGADGFIGSHLTETLVRRGYDVRAFVLYNSFSSWGWLDHAPQDIRDGLDVFAGDIRDPNGVRTAMESCDAVLHLASLIAIPYSYHSPDTYIDTNVKGTLNVLQAARALGVRRVVHTSTSEVYGTARFVPITEEHPLCGQSPYSASKIAADQLAYSFYAAFDLPVVIARPFNTYGPRQSARAVIPTVITQIASGQHKLKLGAVHPTRDFNYVADTVEGFIAAMTGEAGLGEVVNFGSGYDISIGDTVALIAEIMGVEVEIETDAARLRPEKSEVERLCAANAKAHELFGWAPAYGGPEGLRRGLAETIRWFSETANLAGYKAGRYNI, encoded by the coding sequence GTGACACGCGTGCTGGTTACGGGGGCCGACGGATTCATCGGCTCCCATCTGACGGAAACCCTGGTGCGGCGGGGTTACGATGTCCGCGCCTTCGTGCTTTACAACTCCTTCAGTTCCTGGGGTTGGCTCGACCACGCGCCGCAGGATATCCGTGACGGCCTCGACGTGTTCGCGGGCGACATCCGCGACCCCAACGGCGTGCGCACCGCGATGGAGAGCTGCGACGCGGTGCTGCACCTCGCCTCGCTGATCGCCATTCCCTACTCCTACCACTCGCCCGACACCTACATCGACACCAACGTCAAGGGTACCCTCAACGTGCTGCAGGCGGCGCGCGCACTAGGCGTGCGGCGGGTGGTCCACACCTCGACCAGCGAGGTCTACGGCACAGCGCGCTTCGTGCCGATTACCGAGGAACACCCGTTGTGCGGCCAGTCGCCCTATTCGGCATCGAAAATCGCCGCCGACCAGTTGGCCTATTCGTTCTACGCCGCGTTCGACCTGCCGGTGGTGATCGCCCGTCCGTTCAACACCTACGGACCGCGCCAATCGGCGCGTGCAGTGATCCCCACGGTGATCACCCAGATCGCCTCGGGCCAGCACAAACTGAAACTGGGCGCCGTCCATCCGACGCGGGACTTCAACTACGTCGCCGACACGGTGGAGGGCTTCATCGCCGCGATGACCGGCGAGGCGGGCCTGGGCGAAGTGGTGAACTTCGGCTCCGGCTACGACATCTCGATCGGCGACACGGTCGCCCTGATCGCCGAAATCATGGGCGTGGAAGTGGAGATCGAAACCGATGCCGCCCGCCTGCGCCCGGAGAAAAGCGAGGTGGAACGCCTCTGCGCCGCCAACGCCAAGGCACACGAACTGTTCGGCTGGGCCCCCGCCTACGGCGGACCGGAGGGCCTGCGCCGCGGTCTGGCGGAAACCATCCGCTGGTTCAGCGAAACGGCGAACCTGGCCGGATACAAGGCCGGGCGCTACAACATCTAG
- a CDS encoding conserved hypothetical protein (Evidence 4 : Homologs of previously reported genes of unknown function) produces MSVFVIAEAGVNHNGDMEMAHRLLDAAADAHADAVKFQTFRAAELASRDAPKAAYQERTTGTAESQFEMLKRLELPAAEHFALRDHAAQRGIEFLSTPFDGKSLDFLTGEFGMRTIKVPSGEITNGPFLLAIARAARRIILSTGMSSLGEVETALGVLAFGFTAAPDAAPSRAAFEVAFLSAAGQAALRDRVTLLHCTTEYPAAPADVNLRAMDTLAAAFGLPVGYSDHTEGIHIPVAAAARGATLIEKHFTLDRALPGPDHKASLEPGELAAMVRAIRDVETALGDGIKRPATAEIGNRAVARKSLVAARPIAEGETFSVDNLKCKRPGTGLSPMDFWDLCGRDATRAYAAGEAIDP; encoded by the coding sequence ATGAGCGTGTTCGTCATCGCCGAGGCCGGGGTCAACCACAACGGCGACATGGAAATGGCGCACCGGCTGCTCGACGCCGCCGCCGACGCCCATGCCGACGCGGTGAAGTTCCAGACCTTCCGCGCCGCCGAACTGGCCAGCCGCGACGCGCCCAAGGCCGCCTATCAGGAACGCACCACCGGCACCGCCGAAAGCCAGTTCGAGATGCTGAAGCGGCTGGAACTGCCCGCCGCCGAACACTTCGCCCTGCGCGATCACGCGGCGCAGCGGGGGATCGAATTCCTGTCCACGCCGTTCGACGGCAAGAGCCTGGATTTCCTGACCGGCGAGTTCGGCATGCGGACGATCAAGGTCCCCTCCGGCGAGATCACCAACGGCCCGTTCCTGCTGGCCATCGCGCGCGCCGCGCGGCGGATCATCCTCTCCACCGGAATGAGTTCGCTGGGCGAGGTGGAAACCGCGCTCGGTGTGCTCGCCTTCGGTTTCACCGCCGCGCCGGATGCCGCCCCCTCGCGTGCGGCGTTCGAGGTCGCCTTCCTGTCGGCGGCGGGGCAGGCGGCGCTGCGTGACCGCGTCACCCTGCTGCACTGCACCACCGAATACCCCGCCGCCCCCGCCGACGTGAACCTGCGCGCCATGGACACCCTGGCCGCCGCCTTCGGCCTGCCGGTCGGCTATTCCGACCATACCGAGGGCATCCACATCCCGGTCGCCGCGGCGGCGCGCGGCGCGACGCTGATCGAAAAGCACTTCACCCTCGACCGCGCCCTGCCCGGGCCCGACCACAAGGCCTCGCTGGAACCGGGGGAACTGGCGGCGATGGTGCGCGCCATCCGCGACGTCGAGACCGCGCTGGGCGACGGCATCAAGCGCCCGGCAACGGCGGAGATCGGCAATCGCGCGGTGGCCCGCAAAAGCCTGGTGGCGGCGCGGCCGATCGCCGAGGGCGAAACCTTTTCCGTCGACAACCTGAAATGCAAGCGCCCCGGCACCGGCCTTTCGCCGATGGACTTCTGGGACCTCTGCGGCCGCGACGCGACGCGCGCCTACGCGGCGGGGGAGGCGATCGACCCATGA